The nucleotide sequence GCAGGCCCTCATCGACCAACGGTTGCAATATAGCGATCTCTTCGGGGGAGGGCAGGCCAACCGCTTTCAGATCAGAATTGTCCCAGAACGACTCTGGGCGTTCGTAAAGCCCATAGAACAGCGACTCGTTCATCCATTCGAAGTTCACCATCAAGGTAATCGCCTGGCGCACCAAGGGGTCTTGGAACTTTTCTTGATTCAGGTTGAAGACAAATCCCTGACCCGAGCCGATCGACCCATCGGGCAGTTCTTCGACTTTGACCCACCCCCGATCACGCGCCGGAAAATCATAGCCCGTCGCCCACTGGATCGAGCTGTTTTCGCTGCGAAATGCATAGACACCAGATTTAAAGCCTTCAAAAGCCGCACCACTATCGGCAAAATACTCGATGCGGATTGTCTCAAAATTATTGCGGCCCTGATTGATTGGCACGTCGGCGCCCCACCAGTTTGGGTCATAGCGGTAAATAATCTGGCGTCCGATATCAACTTCGTCCAAGCGATAGGCGCCTGTCGCCATAAACGGTTCATCCGATGACTCATCAAGACGGGTACCGGTCTCTTCGAACCAGTCCTTCGAGAAAGCAGATGTGCCACCAACCCAAGTCACAACATCACGGCGCGGGGCACTTTCAGTGAAGTTGAAGCGGATACTGTAGGTGTCCAAGACCTCAACGGACTCGATGAACTGCGAATAGATATTGCGGTATTCCGTGATGCCTTGCTCAAGATATAATTCAAAAGTGAACTTGATATCCTTGGCCGTCATCGTGGAGCCATCCCAGAACTTCACATCATCGCGCAGGTTGAAGATGACCCAATCGCGGCTCTCTGGGTATTCCAGTGTCTCACAAAGGTAGCAGTATGCTCCATACGGGTCATCGGCCGTCGATGTCAGGATCGACTCATAGCCGATCGTAGAAAGGGCCGCTGGCACCCCTTTGCGCGTTGACAGGTTAAAACTATCGAAAGTCCCCTGCGCCCATTGGGAAAACTCTCCGCCCTTTGGCGCGTCGGGATTGACGTAGTCAAGCACAGCATTCGGCCCATACTTCAAGTCACCAAAGTTGGTATAGCCGTGGCTTTCTATGATCACTTCGTGACCATCCGCAAATACCTCCGATGCCAACCACAATGCACCAACGCCAACAATCGAGCCCAGCAGCCATTGTTTGAGCAAGCTTGCTTTTGCGTCGCGCTTGGCTGCAATGGCTAGGGCATTCGGTCGATTTGGCATTCGGGGCTCCGGGTTGAACGTCATGTTATCCTGATTAATGAAGTAAATGGACAGTTTGGCAAACATTCAAGTTGAGTTTGCGTGAACAGGCAGTGATCTCACTGTAACATTCCAACAAAAAAGCCGCCCAATCGGACGGCTTTTTGTCTTTGAACCCGCTGAAAGCTTATCCGCCGATTGTCGCCAGATAGGCGATCAGGTTCGCACGGTCTTCAACATCGCGCATGCCGTTATAGCTCATCGCTGTGCCCGGCGCATATCCGCGCGGGTTTTCAAGGAATGCGTTCAGATTTTCCGGGGTCCATACATCCGCCGCTGCGATCAAAGCGCCGGAATAACCGAAGTCTTCGTAGAACTCTACAGGGCGGTCAACGACGCCGTAGAGCGCAGGTCCTGTGCCATGCTCGCCCGATTCAAGTGCGTGGCAGGACCGGCATCCACGCCACAGGCCTTCACCGTCCTCTGCACTTGCAGAGGCAAACACGACCGAGAAGGGTACTTCTTCGACAGGCTCTTCGTCTTCTACGTCAGTTTCTTCGACTTCAATGACGTAAGCTTGCTCGTGATATTTGCCATGACCGCCCGCGTGGTAAATCTCTTCGGCAAGCCAGGCACCCAGCAAGAAGACAAGGAAAGTGCTGCAAAGACCACCGATCAATTTGGTCATTGTCATTGTGTCGAACATGTCGCGTTCCATTCAGTTCAAGTTTCGTCGCTATCTATCCGCTTCCCACACCCGGTTGCAAGGTGTACTGCCGCGACCAAACGCCCATTTTTTCTGGGTGACAACACGGAGGTCACAGTGATGCCGCAAAAAATCGCATTTCAGGGCGAGTTGGGTGCATATGGGCACGAAGCATGCGTGACCGCACGCCCCGAATACACGCCCCTGCCCTGCGGGACGTTTGAGGATGCCATTGAAGCAGTGCGCAGCGGTTCTGCTGATCTGGGCATGATTGCCGTCGAAAACTCCACCTATGGCCGCGTGGCCGATGTGCACTCTCTTCTGCCCAAAAGTGGTTTACATATCGTGGATGAGACTTTTGTGCGGGTGCACATCAATCTGCTTGGCAAGGTGGACGCAGTACTATCGGACATCAAGCAAGCCCGTGGTCACCCCGTCATTCTGCCACAATGCGGTGAATTCCTGCGTACCCACAAGATCACCCCCCGCAGCAGTTCAGATAATGCCCGCGCCGCGCGCGAAGTCGCGTCTGGCGATGATCCCGGTATCGCAGCACTCGCGTCAGAGCTGGCCGCCGAAATCTATGGTCTCAAGGTGCTGGCGCATAACATCGAAGATAATGCACGCAACACAACGCGTTTTCTGATCATGGCCCGTGAGCCAGACTATGCGCGCCGCGGCCCGCATGGCATGATGACCAGCTTTGTATTCCGGGTGCGCAACATTCCCGCAGCTCTCTACAAAGCGATGGGTGGGTTTGCGACCAATGGCGTGAACATGACCAAGCTGGAAAGCTATATGGTTGGCGGTGAGTTCACAGCCACACAGTTTTATGCCGAGATTGAAGGGCATCCAGACGATCACGCCGTCAAATTGGCAATGGAAGAACTGGGGTACTTTACCGACCTCTTGCATGTGATGGGCACCTACCCGGCTGCGGCCCGGCGGCACGAAAAAGCAGGAAGCGCCACCTGATCACGATTGCAACACCTTTGCCGGATCTAATGTCCGCGCCGATAATCGTCCTCGACGGTTTCACTATACTCCAGAACCCGTGCCTTAAACCGTTTGGTCATCTTGGTTTTTGCAAGTTTGAGCGATTGCAACAGCAAACGCGCAGTCAGTGTCTTGGCGCGCATGTCAAAAGAGACCAAAACACGGGTCCTTGTCGCGGATAATGCAACAAGTTCCACCTGCGTGATTGCGGTCAGACCATCCGATTGGCTTTCAATTTCCACGGCCTGTTCGGGTTCAAGCCGGGTGAGCTCTGCAGCGACCTTGCGCAAACGGCCCCGAAATTCAAAGCTGATGTCCCAAACCGTCCCCATCGCCGCGTCACCTGTTGTGCGGCAACTCACATCGATTCCCTGACGCATGGCCCGGCGTTCGAAGTTCGCGAAATCGGTGACCCGCCCGTAAACATAGCTGATCGGGGCT is from Yoonia sp. GPGPB17 and encodes:
- a CDS encoding extracellular solute-binding protein, with product MPNRPNALAIAAKRDAKASLLKQWLLGSIVGVGALWLASEVFADGHEVIIESHGYTNFGDLKYGPNAVLDYVNPDAPKGGEFSQWAQGTFDSFNLSTRKGVPAALSTIGYESILTSTADDPYGAYCYLCETLEYPESRDWVIFNLRDDVKFWDGSTMTAKDIKFTFELYLEQGITEYRNIYSQFIESVEVLDTYSIRFNFTESAPRRDVVTWVGGTSAFSKDWFEETGTRLDESSDEPFMATGAYRLDEVDIGRQIIYRYDPNWWGADVPINQGRNNFETIRIEYFADSGAAFEGFKSGVYAFRSENSSIQWATGYDFPARDRGWVKVEELPDGSIGSGQGFVFNLNQEKFQDPLVRQAITLMVNFEWMNESLFYGLYERPESFWDNSDLKAVGLPSPEEIAILQPLVDEGLLAASILTDEATIPPASTTSERPLDRRQLRAASALLDEAGWIAGDDGMRRKDGELLEVTFLERSPQFDRIINPIVENLKRLGIAAELERVDTAQYIERRRAGAFDIVNASLGQGYEPGQQLAQFFGSEAAEDSSRNPMRLKLPAADRLIDEIAAAESLEELTIRTRALDRVLRAERFWIPQWQKGVHTVAYYDMYRFKEIPPLALSPLDNWWYDAEAAEALRAAGAFQ
- a CDS encoding c-type cytochrome; the encoded protein is MFDTMTMTKLIGGLCSTFLVFLLGAWLAEEIYHAGGHGKYHEQAYVIEVEETDVEDEEPVEEVPFSVVFASASAEDGEGLWRGCRSCHALESGEHGTGPALYGVVDRPVEFYEDFGYSGALIAAADVWTPENLNAFLENPRGYAPGTAMSYNGMRDVEDRANLIAYLATIGG
- a CDS encoding prephenate dehydratase yields the protein MPQKIAFQGELGAYGHEACVTARPEYTPLPCGTFEDAIEAVRSGSADLGMIAVENSTYGRVADVHSLLPKSGLHIVDETFVRVHINLLGKVDAVLSDIKQARGHPVILPQCGEFLRTHKITPRSSSDNARAAREVASGDDPGIAALASELAAEIYGLKVLAHNIEDNARNTTRFLIMAREPDYARRGPHGMMTSFVFRVRNIPAALYKAMGGFATNGVNMTKLESYMVGGEFTATQFYAEIEGHPDDHAVKLAMEELGYFTDLLHVMGTYPAAARRHEKAGSAT
- a CDS encoding SRPBCC family protein; translated protein: MKFSTREDIEAPISYVYGRVTDFANFERRAMRQGIDVSCRTTGDAAMGTVWDISFEFRGRLRKVAAELTRLEPEQAVEIESQSDGLTAITQVELVALSATRTRVLVSFDMRAKTLTARLLLQSLKLAKTKMTKRFKARVLEYSETVEDDYRRGH